One genomic segment of Plasmodium vinckei vinckei genome assembly, chromosome: PVVCY_03 includes these proteins:
- a CDS encoding protein MAK16, putative: MYNDSVTWEILGQGKCSFKKKTEQQMFCLNDYNVTGLCTKVNCPLSNSVYGTVILDKGEIYLYLKCPERAHLPSELWSKIALTLNKKESFNIIYKEMKHTHNIKQIKKCMKRYIRIKEILKRSRKLVLQKQLKLVPIKKKTERRDRTRESKALKAANILNNVEAELINRLNTGVYGNLYKFLTPKKKVKNKESELTKLFSEIEVGNVGKKKKKQLGEEMEEIEEEEEEEEEEEEDEDDEDDEDEEDDEDEDDEEEDDEDEDDEEEDDEDEDDEEDDDDEEDDEDDDDEDDYDEDEEDDDEEEEDDEEEFKDEKVMKKGKKKKKKYVKEYVDNEYIKKLQESGQISDGDETEDIDSNYPKRAKKRNNGNKKKKIRIAYENE; the protein is encoded by the exons ATGTATAATGATTCAGTTACTTGGGAAATATTAGGGCAAGGAAAATGTTccttcaaaaaaaaaacagaacAACAAATGTTTTGTTTAAATGATTATAATGTTACAGGTTTATGTACAAAAGTAAATTGCCCATTAAGTAATAGTGTATATGGTACTGTAATATTAGATAAAggtgaaatatatttatatttaaaatgtcCAGAACGAGCACATTTACCTAGTGAATTATGGAGTAAGATTGCTCTtactttaaataaaaaagaatcttttaatattatttataaagaaatgaaacatacacataatattaaacaaataaaaaaatgtatgaaAAGGTATATACGAATTaaagaaattttaaaaagaagTAGGAAACTTGTTTTACaaaaacaattaaaattagttccaataaaaaagaaaacagAACGAAGAGATAGAACAAGAGAAAGTAAAGCATTAAAAGCtgctaatattttaaataatgtcGAAGCGGAATTAATAAATCGGTTAAATACAGGGGTCTATGGCAATctttacaaatttttaaccccaaaaaaaaaagtaaaaaataaagagtCGGAATTGACTAAACTTTTTTCTGAAATTGAAGTGGGTAATGTAGggaagaaaaagaagaaacaGCTTGGGGAAGAGATGGAGGAAATAGAAGAAGAGGAGGAGGAGGAGGAGGAGGAGGAGGAAGATGAGGATGATGAAGATGATGAAGATGAGGAGGATGATGAAGATGAGGATGATGAGGAGGAGGATGATGAAGATGAGGATGATGAGGAGGAGGATGATGAAGATGAGGATGATGAGGAGGATGATGATGATGAGGAGGATGATGAAGATGACGACGATGAAGATGATTATGATGAAGATGAAGAAGATGACGATGAGGAGGAGGAAGATGATGAAGAAGAGTTTAAGGACGAAAAAGTGATGAAGAAAgggaaaaagaaaaagaaaaaatatgtaaaagaATATGTCGATAAtgagtatataaaaaaactgCAAGAATCGGGGCAAATATCGGATGGAGATGAAACAGAAGATATAGATAGCAATTATCCAAAACGagcaaaaaaaaggaataatGGAAACA aaaagaaaaagatcCGAATAGCTTACGAGAACGAATAG
- a CDS encoding 5'-3' exonuclease, putative, producing the protein MNKLFLVIIFSLKSIILWSSVYTNIYSINCKLIYSYNVKNKGKYHSLETNFVKKLYFISNRIYKKINHSNKNYVQLYKNGYPNKKKQQYKKNSFSNHFLFKNITLQNDIYRSTKTFARKKKNEEHLENDENLKKKLETFLIIDGSSLLFKNYFGMPFLKNDNDINLSTIYGFTQSLNKIYKLFSPSYVAIIFDSKTSNKEKREIYAQYKTLRKKNPEELYEQLKLVSEFCDIIGIKTIISENVESDNYIACLVDKIYNTIQTNNEWAPRHDENGLISLTDDQIKENNFRIVIVSSDKDLLQLLEYNDNDHNNVDISVCQPNRKYRVVNAQTFIQEHELFPNQYSDYLILAGDKTDGLSGIPNIGDKTSKYLLKEYYSIDNILKNIQNLPPKLQAIFINNIENINMFRKLIKLKCETNQSINLSDYKHGNIKNFELFQNIVDKYSLHKLLKKTVILNYPF; encoded by the coding sequence atgaataaacTGTTCTTggtcataatattttctctaaaaagtataatattatgGAGTAGTgtttatacaaatatttactCAATCAATTGTAAACTTATTTATTCTTATAATGTAAAGAATAAGGGAAAATATCACTCTTTAGAAacaaattttgtaaaaaaattatattttataagcaatcgtatatataaaaaaataaatcatagcaataaaaattatgtacagctatacaaaaatggctacccaaataaaaaaaaacaacaatataaaaaaaatagctttTCTAATCATTTccttttcaaaaatataactttACAAAATGATATTTATAGATCAACCAAAACATTTGCacgtaaaaaaaaaaatgaagaacatttagaaaatgatgaaaatctaaaaaaaaaactcgaaacatttttaataatagaCGGATCTtctcttttatttaaaaattattttggtatgccttttttaaaaaatgacaacGATATTAATTTAAGTACTATCTATGGATTTACACAATccttaaataaaatttacaaattattttctccATCATATGTTGCTATTATATTTGACTCTAAAACatcaaataaagaaaaaagagaaatatatgctcaatataaaacattaagaaaaaaaaatcctgAAGAACTTTATGAGCAACTAAAACTTGTTAGTGAGTTTTGTGATATTATAGGTATTAAAACTATAATTTCAGAAAATGTGGAAAgtgataattatattgcATGTCTTGttgataaaatttataataccattcaaacaaataatgaatGGGCACCTAGACATGATGAAAACGGACTAATCTCATTAACCGATgatcaaataaaagaaaataattttagaaTAGTTATTGTTTCGAGTGATAAAGATTTATTACAATTACTAGAATATAATGACAATGATCATAATAATGTTGACATATCAGTATGCCAACCAAATCGAAAATATAGAGTAGTAAATGCACAAACATTTATTCAAGAACATGAACTTTTTCCCAATCAATATAgtgattatttaattttagcTGGAGATAAAACTGATGGATTATCTGGTATACCAAATATTGGTGATAAAACtagtaaatatttattaaaagaatattatagtattgataatattttaaaaaatatacaaaatttacCACCGAAATTACAAgcaatatttattaacaatatagaaaatattaacatgTTCAGAAAACTTATTAAACTTAAATGTGAAACTAACCAATCTATAAATTTAAGTGATTACAAACATGGTAATATCAAAAATTTCgaattatttcaaaatattgtaGATAAATATTCTCTTCATAAGTTACTCAAAAAAACtgttatattaaattatccCTTTTAA
- a CDS encoding condensin-2 complex subunit H2, putative yields MSTQEDEVRLLIQNLQKCNNTNECINFDLASTIQEFLNSLDKNSFEDVDKTIREDENDLMNSFTSAAIFLENCVKIFGLKIEHLHNLAHNTLYNIYKENKNSNSNKKQLLIIDEEEYLYINEIKNLKNTITENDIIEEDLLVKTIPLPTFLFTDHIKVRNKTENHINVIKCDEQDNIPYVDTVGNEYTTSIESKIMDSNSTDSYKNMDSLNLIDNKQTIQMNSVNSLNFDKLFLENDGIILLDINDYNIFINDEYDFTLQNKNSTILFEKYEFFSRNSIYLSNNLSRYIHEQNTIQHTYKINNIYDITSLRLCTDTLLFKTDFYSYDLALDIIKNKNYLINKFEKQKKKLYILDETTHKDHKYNTIYKQNINYCDYCGSIITSITDANDPNPRCVYCNNNEKNGFYKKLPGYYNLSCYNITETEDFLTYMQPNKIIDIIIQNEINEPDKPDEHAENHILNQNDDMADKENNYKLSNDQKLFRQIKIPPLYIQKLGLNIDYYYLEPSIYNLIKKLKKEKNVDRFFSINFYDENEIYDTEILKDEDYQETKDEQNQTIQETLTIDTFINIKSIDNHVNNFPTSILKKTNSNSSLAFDDKIQDRVNTWSNFLDKKLELLKSQPQYNVENYKNKILKYIINNGDNIYLSDLIMNNEKYQMYRNFLTTLMLVNTNKLNITEIDQQNNSNNINNYQVNIKNINVNEYMSFPDNFDTTNFTIKDKKRKITDKLQNIDNSSHLEKKHHT; encoded by the exons ATGTCTACACAAGAAGACGAAGTTAGGCTACTTATTCAAAACCtacaaaaatgtaataacaCAAATGAATGTATAAATTTCGATTTGGCTAGCACAATCCaagaatttttaaattcgctagataaaaattcatttgAAGATGTTGATAAAACAATAAGAgaagatgaaaatgatttaaTGAATAGTTTTACGTCTGCAGCTATATTTCTTGAAAATTGTGTAAAAATTTTTGGTCTTAAAATTGAACATTTACATAACTTAGCTCATaatacattatataatatatataaagaaaataaaaatagcaactcaaataaaaaacaattattaataattgatgaagaagaatatttatatattaatgaaatcaaaaatttaaaaaatacaatcactgaaaatgatattataGAAGAAGATTTATTAGTTAAAACAATTCCACTTCCAACATTCTTATTTACAGATCATATAAAAGTTAGAAATAAAACAgaaaatcatataaatgtaataaaatgtgATGAACAAGACAATATTCCTTATGTTGATACTGTAGGAAATGAATATACTACTTCTATCGAATCCAAAATTATGGATTCAAATTCAACAGATagctataaaaatatggatagTCTAAATCTTATAGATAATAAGCAAACAATACAAATGAATTCAGTAAACTCActaaattttgataaactttttttagaaaatgatggtataattttattagatATAAACGATTacaacatatttataaatgatgaatatgattttactttacaaaataaaaatagtacaatcttatttgaaaaatatgaatttttttcacgaaacagtatttatttatcaaaCAATTTAAGTCGATATATACATGAACAAAATACTATTCAACAtacttataaaataaataacatcTATGATATTACATCTTTAAGATTATGTACAGACACACTTCTATTTAAAACTGATTTTTATTCCTATGATCTTGCATTagatattattaaaaataaaaattatctaattaataaatttgaaaaacaaaaaaagaaattatatattctcGATGAAACTACTCATAAAgatcataaatataataccatctataaacaaaatattaattattgtGATTATTGTGGTTCTATAATTACATCTATAACAGATGCAAACGATCCAAACCCTCGTTGCGTCtattgtaataataacgaaaaaaatggattcTATAAAAAACTTCCAGGATACTATAACTTAAgttgttataatattacaGAGACAGAAGATTTTCTAACATATATGCAACCAAATAAAATCATAGACATTATTATACAAAACGAAATTAATGAACCAGATAAACCCGATGAACATGCAGAAAATCACATCCTTAATCAAAATGATGATATGGcagataaagaaaataattacaaaCTATCGAATGatcaaaaattatttagacaaataaaaataccacctttatatatacaaaaattaggattaaatatagattactattatttagagccatcaatatataatttaataaaaaaattaaaaaaagaaaaaaatgtagatcgttttttttccataaatttctatgatgaaaatgaaatatatgatacagaaattttaaaagatgAAGATTATCAAGAAACTAAAGATGAACAAAATCAAACAATACAAGAAACATTAACTATTgatacatttattaatattaaatctATAGATAATcatgttaataattttcctaCATCCATTCTTAAAAAAACTAACTCGAATAGTTCATTGGCATTTGACGACAAGATACAGGACAG GGTAAACACGTGGAGCAACTTCCTTGATAAAAAGCTCGAGCTACTAAAAAGCCAACCACAATATAATGTAgagaattataaaaataaaatcctcaaatatatcattaacaatggtgataatatatatttatctgatctaataatgaataatgaaaaataccAAATGTATagaaattttttaactaCCCTAATGCTGGTAAAtacaaacaaattaaatattactGAAATAGATcaacaaaataattcaaataatattaacaacTATCAAGtgaacataaaaaatattaacgtCAATGAATATATGAGCTTTCCCGATAATTTTGATACAACTAATTTTActataaaagataaaaaaagaaaaataacaGACAAATTGCAAAATATAGACAATTCCTCACAtctagaaaaaaaacatcatACTTAA